Part of the Pseudomonadota bacterium genome is shown below.
GCGGCGCCTTCCCGGCGACGATCGGCCGCATCGAACACGGCTTCAACGTGCGGCCGGACCTGGTGGCCGTGAACAACCAGATCAACCCACGCGAGTACCTTGGGCGCTTCTTCGTCGACTCCCTGGTGATCGACCCGAACATGCTGGACTACATGATCCGCTTGATGGGGGCGCAGTGCATCGCTGTTGGCAGCGACTATCCTTTCCCCCTGGGCGAACACCCGCCCGGGGCGATCGTCGAGCGCATGTCCCTCGACGCCGACACGCGCGCCCAGCTATACCACCGCACGGCCCTCGAGTGGCTGGGACTGGATGCAGCGCGCTTCGGCGGCGTGGAGGCACCCGCCCCGGCAGCGTCCCAGGGCGAGGCGTAGGCGCGATGCACGGCGTGGTGATCTGCGAGATCTGTCTGGAGGGCAACCGCTACCTGGCACGCCTCGACCAACCTGCCCGCCTGCACATCCCCCTGCAGTTCGACCACGCCGGCGATGAACCGGCGCCAGCGCTGCAACCTAATCACTTCGCCGCACCGCGCGCCCGGGCTCGAGCCCTGACCGGCGACGGCTTCACCGGCGACACCCGGGAGGGTGGCAGCTGCAACGCTCTCACGCTGGAACTCACCCCTCATTGCAACGGCACCCACACGGAGGGCGTCGGCCATCTGACCAAGGCGCGCAAGAGCGTCGACGAACTGCTCGTCGAGACGCTGATCCCGGCAGCCGTGATCAGCGTCGCCCCGCGCCCTCCCGCGGAGTCGGACGAGAGGGCTCGCCATGCCCTGCGCAGCGACGATCGACTGGTCACCGCCGACGCCCTCGCCAAGGCCCTCGCCGGCGTCCCTCACCTGCCAGGGTTGATCGTGCGCACCTGGCCCAACGATCCGGATAAGCGTCACCGCACCTACGAGGGGGCCTCACCTGCTCCCTTCTTCACCCTGGATGCGGCAGCCTTCGCACGCGACCGCGGTGTGCGCCATCTCCTGGTGGACACCCCGTCCCTCGATCGGGCCCACGACGAGGGCCACCTCGGTGCCCACCGCGCGTTCTGGGGCATGCAGGAGGGCGGCGACACACCGGACCCTGGCCGCGAACACTGCACGATCACCGAGATGATCTACGCCGACGACAGCGTCGCTGACGGCCTTTACCTATTGAATCTGCAAGTCGCTCCCTTCGATTGCGACGCGAGCCCCGCACGGGTGTTCGTCTACCCCCTGGAGGTGGCCAGATGAGCGAGACCTCACGCCATGACGGGGCGGGTGAGTTCACTGACGTCGCGTTGGACCAGGCCTTCGCCCAACGCCTCGATCAGGAGGACGAACTCGCCAGCTTCCGCGATCGATTCCACTTTCCACGCAACGGGGAGGAACCCGTCCTCTACCTGTGCGGCAACTCCCTGGGGCTACAACCGCGCACCACCCGCAGCTACGTGGAAGAGTTGCTGACGAGCTGGGCGGAACGCGGCGTGGAAGGCCACTTCGAGGGTGAACGCCCCTTCGCGCCGTATCACGAGTTCGCGCGGGACGGCCTGGCACGCCTGGTCGGGGCCGAGCCCATCGAAGTGGTGGCGATGAACTCGCTCACCGTCAACCTGCATCTCATGCTCGCGAGCTTCTATCAACCGCAGGGACGCCGGCGGCGCATGGTCATCGAACGGGGCGCCTTCCCGTCCGATCGTTACGCCTTGCTTTCCCACCTGCAGGTGCGCGGCATGGACCCCGAGCAGGATCTCGTGGAGCTCGCGCCGCGCGAGGGCGAGCAGTGCCTGCGCACGGAAGACATCTGTGCCGAACTCGAGTCCCTCGGCGATAGCCTGGCCACCGTGATGCTGCCCGGCGTGCAGTACTACACGGGCGAGGTGTACGACATGGCGAGCATCGCCGAGACGGCCCATCGCTGCGGCGCCACCGTCGGCTTCGATCTCGCCCACGCCATCGGCAACATCCCGTTGGCGCTGCACGACTGGCAGGCTGACTACGCCGTTTGGTGCAGCTACAAGTACCTGAACTCAGGGCCAGGTGCCGTCGCCGGCGCGTTCGTCCATGAACGACACGCCCACACCGCCCTGCCCCGCTTCGCGGGCTGGTGGGGCCATGACGCCAGCAACCGCTTCAAGATGGGGCCCGAGTTCAGCGCCACGCCCGGCGCTGACGGCTGGCAGCTGAGTAACCCACCGGTCCTGGCCCTGGCCCCCGTGCTCGCGTCCCTCGAGGTCTTTGACGCGGCTGGCATGACGCGACTTCGCGAGAAGGCCCTGCGTCAGTGGTCGCTGATGTACGCCCTCCTGCGCAACCGTCTGGGCGAGCTGGTCGAAATCATCACGCCCGAGCAAGCGCAGCGCCATGGCTGCCAGCTGAGCCTGCGCCTGCGCGGGGACACGGCGCACCGACGCGATGTGTTCGCCCGCCTCGCCGCCGCCCACGTGGTGTGCGACTGGCGCGAGCCCGACGTCATCCGCGTGGCGGCCGCGCCCCTCTACAACCGCTATGAAGACGTGTGGCGCTTCGTCGAGGTGCTCCACGAGTTATTGCAGGATTGAGCGAGACACCAGAACCATGACGCCTTCGACGACCAACACACCCGCGGT
Proteins encoded:
- a CDS encoding cyclase family protein, with product MHGVVICEICLEGNRYLARLDQPARLHIPLQFDHAGDEPAPALQPNHFAAPRARARALTGDGFTGDTREGGSCNALTLELTPHCNGTHTEGVGHLTKARKSVDELLVETLIPAAVISVAPRPPAESDERARHALRSDDRLVTADALAKALAGVPHLPGLIVRTWPNDPDKRHRTYEGASPAPFFTLDAAAFARDRGVRHLLVDTPSLDRAHDEGHLGAHRAFWGMQEGGDTPDPGREHCTITEMIYADDSVADGLYLLNLQVAPFDCDASPARVFVYPLEVAR
- the kynU gene encoding kynureninase; protein product: MSETSRHDGAGEFTDVALDQAFAQRLDQEDELASFRDRFHFPRNGEEPVLYLCGNSLGLQPRTTRSYVEELLTSWAERGVEGHFEGERPFAPYHEFARDGLARLVGAEPIEVVAMNSLTVNLHLMLASFYQPQGRRRRMVIERGAFPSDRYALLSHLQVRGMDPEQDLVELAPREGEQCLRTEDICAELESLGDSLATVMLPGVQYYTGEVYDMASIAETAHRCGATVGFDLAHAIGNIPLALHDWQADYAVWCSYKYLNSGPGAVAGAFVHERHAHTALPRFAGWWGHDASNRFKMGPEFSATPGADGWQLSNPPVLALAPVLASLEVFDAAGMTRLREKALRQWSLMYALLRNRLGELVEIITPEQAQRHGCQLSLRLRGDTAHRRDVFARLAAAHVVCDWREPDVIRVAAAPLYNRYEDVWRFVEVLHELLQD